CCGCGCCATCTCCCACGGCGGTGGCCACTTGGCGGACGTGCTTGGAGCGCACATCCCCGGCGGCGTAGATGCCCGGCACGCTGGTACGGTAGTTCTGGTCCGTGACAATAAACCCCTGTGTATCGAGTTCCATCTCCGGCGGGAAAAAACCGCCGTTGGGTTCGTAGCCCACAAAGACGAACACCCCTTGCACTTCCAGCCGCGAAACTTCGCCCGATTTGAGGTTGCGAATGGTCACGGCCTCGACCTTATCGGTACCGACGATCTCTTCCACAACCGAACTGCGGACAAGCTCTATGGCCGGGTTTATGACACAGCGTTCCTGATAACAGCGCTGGGCCCGGAAGTCGTCGCGGCGGTGAATGAGGTAGAGCTTTTTTACCAGTCTGGCAAGGTACAGCGACTCTTCCAGGGCGGAATTGCCGCCGCCGATGACCGCCACGTCCTGGCCCCGAAAGAAATTGCCGTCGCACAGGGCGCAGTAGGACACGCCCTTGCCAAGCAGTTCGCTTTCCCCCGGGATGCCTACACGCTTGTATCTGGCCCCTGAACAGATGATCACGGACCTGGCCTGGATCCACTCGGAACCGACCAAAAGCTTGTGTGCACCCTCATGGGGCTCGATGGCTTTGACCTCGTCGTTCAACCTGGCGATTGCCGGATAAGAGTCGAGATGCTTGGCGAAAATATCCGCCAGTTTCCATCCCTCGATGCCGTCGGGATAGCCGGGATAATTCTCAATGAAATGCGTCATGAGCACCTGGCCGCCGGGAGAAAGCTTCTCCACCATGGCCACAGTGAGCTCGGACCTGGCCAGATAGAGAGCGGCCGTCATTCCGGACGGCCCGCCTCCCACGACCACTGCGTCGTAACTCTTCATGGACTAGAGCGCCTTCTGAGTGATCATTTCCTTGATGGAGGACTTGGAAACGGCGCCGGTAATCTGCTCAACCACTTCGCCAGCCTTGAAAAGGATCAGGGTGGGAATAGCGCGGATACCGTACTTGCTGGGGGTGGCGGGGTTTTCGTCCACGTTCATCTTGGTCACTTTGATCTGACCGGTATACTCGTTGGCCAGTTCGTCGATCACCGGACCCATGGCTCGGCAGGGGCCGCACCAGGGAGCCCAGAAATCCACCAGAACTGGCAGCTGGCACTTGAGGATTTCTTCTTCAAAATTTGCATCGGTGACTTGGATGGCCATGCGTATTCTCCTTTGCTGAATCGTGAACCTCGAAGAGAAAGGCCCGCTTCATTCATGGACGGGCCCGCAGGAACGAGGGCGTTCCGGCTTGATTGGTTCTTACAGAACGTCCCGGATTTTGAGAAGCGAATAATTCCTGAATTTTTAAAATCAGCGTTGGTCCTTCTACATCTAAGCCTGATGTCTCGAACTTCGTCAAGGCCACCAAATAGAACCACCAGCTCAATTAAAAAATATAACCATCTATTACAAGGTGATAAATCGCCTCTCAGAATCGCGAGCCGGGAACCCCCTGAGTGAACGCTGGTGCGGCGGACCTGAGCCCGGCCTGTTTATCCTTGGCTATACCCGAGAATAATCAAAGGGAACCGGGCGGCCGCGCGGGATGGCCATAAGCTCCATGCCGTGGCTCAGACCGGCGCATGCCAGCTTCTCGCCCAGAGAGGCAATCATGGCCGCATTGTCCGTGCATAAGGACATGGAAGGAAACACAGCCTCAACTCCGGCGTCCTTACAGAAGCCGGTCAGTACCCGGCGGATCATGGAATTTGCAGCGACTCCCCCGGCCACGATGAGGGCCTTCATCCCGGGGTGCGCGGCAAAGGCGCGTTTGGTCTTGATGCGTAGCGTGTCCGCGACAGCCCAATTGATGGAGGAGCAGAAAAGAGGCAGTCCGGGCACGTCCGGCAATTGGCCTTCGGGCAGCACCGGCAGTTTCAGGTGCGGATGCGCGTCCACGTAGCGGGCCACAGAGGTTTTCAGGCCGCTGAAACTGAAATCCAGGCCGGGATGGCTGGTGTTGGGCCGGGGAAACAGGGATCTGTCGGGCTCCATGCCTTGACCCAACAGGTCGATGAACTTGCCGCCAGGATAGGGAAGATTGACCAGCTTGGCGGCCTTGTCCAGGGCCTCGCCGGCAGCGTCGTCCAAAGTGCGTCCCAACAGCTCGAAATCAAAAAAAGATTTGATGAGATAGAGGTGGGTGTGGCCACCGGAAATCAGGAGACCGAGAGAGGGAAAGGGGACATCGCGCTCAAGCCCGACTGCCATCAAATGGGCGTGCAGGTGGTTCACCCCCACAAGGGGAACCCCAAGCCCCAGCGAAAGCCCTTTGGCAAAGTTCAATCCCACCAGCAGGCTGCCCAGCAGGCCGGGCCCCCTGGCTATGGCCACGGCCCCGATACGCTCGGAGCGTACGCCGGTTGATTCAAGCAGGGAATTGAACAAGGCCGACATTTTGCGAAGGTGTTCGCGGGAGGCAAGCTCGGGAACGACGCCGCCGAAGAGGGCGTGCAGCTCCACCTGGCTGGCCATCCTCTCTCCGAGGAGCTTGCCGTCCTCCACCAGTGCCAGCGCGGTCTCGTCGCAGGAGGTCTCGACGCCAAGACAAATCATTTCTTATGCTTGCCGTAAATCTCCACCACCTTTTCCACGTCTTTCCTGCTGCCGATGAACAGCGGGACGCGCTCGTGCAATTCGGTGGGTTCGATGTCCAGGATGTCGCCCCGGCCGTCGCTGGCCGCCCCGCCGGCCTGCTTGCAGACGAAGGCCAGGGGGCTCGCTTCGCACATGAGGCGCAGCTTGCCGTGGGGCTTCTTGGGATCCTGGGTGTCGGCGGGATAGAGGAAGATGCCCCCGTAGAGGAGATTCCGGTGGAAATCCGCCACCAGCGACCCGATGTAGCGGCCGGAGTACGGCGCGCCGCGCTCGTTCCCGGGGCTCTTGAAATAATCGACTATCTCGCGGGTGGGTTCGTCCCAATAGGTCCAGTAGGCCTCGTTGACGGAGTAAATCTTGCCCCTTTCCGGGGTGCGGATTTCAGGATGGGAGAGCAGGAACTCGCCCACGCTGGGATCCAGGGTGAAGCCGTTCACGCCGCGCCCGGTGGTGTAGACCATCATGGTGGAGGTGCCGTAGAGGAAATACCCGGCCGCCACCTGCTCCGCACCCTTCTGGAGCACTTCGCACAGCCTGGCCGAACATTCGCTTTTCTCCTTGCGGCGCAGAATGGAGAAGATGGTGCCGACGTTGACGTTGGCGTCGATGTTGGTGGAGCCGTCCAGCGGATCGATGACCAGGATGTAGTCGCCTTTCGGGAGATGGTCCGGAATCTCGATGAGATCCGCGTTCTCTTCCGAGGCGATGGCGCAGAGCACTCCGGCCCGCTGCATCCGGTGAATGAGCACGGAGTTGGCGTATTCGTCCAGTTTGCGCACAGCCTCGCCCTGAACATTCACTTCACCGGTCAATCCGAGCACGTCCACCAAGCCGGCCTTGTTCACCTCTCGGGATATGATCTTGGCGGCCAGGATCAGCTCGTTGAACATGGAGGTGAAACGCCCGGTGGCCATGGGCGATTCCTTCTGGTGCAGGAGGAGGTGTTCAGTGACGGTGACCTGGCGCATGCGGCCGGCTCCTTGTTTGGCGAGTTGAAATTCCAATGGTTCTTCCGCAACGGTTTGGAGAGGCTACTCTCTGCACAAACCGTTACGGGAGGGCTTTCGCCCCCCCAGCTTCAGTTGATGCGTTTATTGAGCCGGTGCTGGCGCGGGCTGCGGCTTGGCTTCCGCCTTGGCGGGTTTGGCCGGGGCTTGCGCCGCGGAAACCGCGTAGATCAAGCGGGCCTGGGCCACAAAGCGCGACTGCCAGAGGTACCGGGTTCCCCCGACAGCCTGTTCTCCGGCCACGTCGCTCTTGAATATGTTTTTCCAATTCAGCTGCGCAAGAGACTGGCAGGCCGCGGCATTATCCCCGGTCCAAAGAGTCGCTCCGGGTGCGAAGATCATCAACTGGCCTGGCTCGGGAGAAAACTTCGCCAGGTTGCCCGGATCGAAGCTCACAACCAGAAGCCCCTTGTATTCGTTGTTCACAAAAAGGGGCTTGGCCACAAGTACCTCGGATCCAAGCTCGGAAGCGGCGACATATGCGGCCATCTTTCTGTTCTTGTAGAGCTTCTCGAACTCCAGCAGAGGCGCGTAGTCGATGGGTTTGATGGTATACGTGGGCAGTTTGAACGAAACCAGCCCGGTGTCGGTCAGAACGGCCATGCCGGAAAGCCACGGGAAGGCGTCCATGAATGCCTGGCACCATTCGCGTTCAGGAGGCAGGTCC
This portion of the Desulfovibrio sp. genome encodes:
- the trxB gene encoding thioredoxin-disulfide reductase, with translation MKSYDAVVVGGGPSGMTAALYLARSELTVAMVEKLSPGGQVLMTHFIENYPGYPDGIEGWKLADIFAKHLDSYPAIARLNDEVKAIEPHEGAHKLLVGSEWIQARSVIICSGARYKRVGIPGESELLGKGVSYCALCDGNFFRGQDVAVIGGGNSALEESLYLARLVKKLYLIHRRDDFRAQRCYQERCVINPAIELVRSSVVEEIVGTDKVEAVTIRNLKSGEVSRLEVQGVFVFVGYEPNGGFFPPEMELDTQGFIVTDQNYRTSVPGIYAAGDVRSKHVRQVATAVGDGAGAASTVISYLETLTHH
- the trxA gene encoding thioredoxin, whose amino-acid sequence is MAIQVTDANFEEEILKCQLPVLVDFWAPWCGPCRAMGPVIDELANEYTGQIKVTKMNVDENPATPSKYGIRAIPTLILFKAGEVVEQITGAVSKSSIKEMITQKAL
- the tsaD gene encoding tRNA (adenosine(37)-N6)-threonylcarbamoyltransferase complex transferase subunit TsaD yields the protein MICLGVETSCDETALALVEDGKLLGERMASQVELHALFGGVVPELASREHLRKMSALFNSLLESTGVRSERIGAVAIARGPGLLGSLLVGLNFAKGLSLGLGVPLVGVNHLHAHLMAVGLERDVPFPSLGLLISGGHTHLYLIKSFFDFELLGRTLDDAAGEALDKAAKLVNLPYPGGKFIDLLGQGMEPDRSLFPRPNTSHPGLDFSFSGLKTSVARYVDAHPHLKLPVLPEGQLPDVPGLPLFCSSINWAVADTLRIKTKRAFAAHPGMKALIVAGGVAANSMIRRVLTGFCKDAGVEAVFPSMSLCTDNAAMIASLGEKLACAGLSHGMELMAIPRGRPVPFDYSRV
- the fbp gene encoding class 1 fructose-bisphosphatase, whose translation is MRQVTVTEHLLLHQKESPMATGRFTSMFNELILAAKIISREVNKAGLVDVLGLTGEVNVQGEAVRKLDEYANSVLIHRMQRAGVLCAIASEENADLIEIPDHLPKGDYILVIDPLDGSTNIDANVNVGTIFSILRRKEKSECSARLCEVLQKGAEQVAAGYFLYGTSTMMVYTTGRGVNGFTLDPSVGEFLLSHPEIRTPERGKIYSVNEAYWTYWDEPTREIVDYFKSPGNERGAPYSGRYIGSLVADFHRNLLYGGIFLYPADTQDPKKPHGKLRLMCEASPLAFVCKQAGGAASDGRGDILDIEPTELHERVPLFIGSRKDVEKVVEIYGKHKK